One Azospirillum brasilense DNA window includes the following coding sequences:
- a CDS encoding DUF2141 domain-containing protein has translation MAAALTVTVQGVRNGDGQIVLAVCEEAAYPAGRCAFRVTAPAAEGSVRIAVPDVPPGIYALRVYHDENGNGQLDRNLLGVPREGFGFGNDAPVLLAPPSFRDAAVTVGENGVETALTLRYWISP, from the coding sequence TTGGCAGCGGCGCTGACCGTGACCGTTCAGGGCGTGCGCAACGGCGACGGGCAGATCGTCCTCGCCGTCTGCGAGGAGGCGGCCTACCCGGCGGGGCGTTGCGCCTTCCGGGTCACCGCCCCGGCGGCGGAGGGGTCGGTGCGCATCGCCGTGCCCGACGTGCCGCCGGGGATCTACGCGTTGCGCGTCTATCACGACGAGAACGGCAACGGTCAGTTGGACCGCAACCTTCTTGGCGTGCCGCGGGAGGGCTTCGGCTTCGGCAACGACGCCCCGGTGCTCCTGGCGCCGCCGAGTTTCCGCGACGCCGCCGTGACGGTGGGGGAGAATGGCGTGGAAACGGCGTTGACGCTGCGTTACTGGATATCGCCATAA
- the hpnH gene encoding adenosyl-hopene transferase HpnH translates to MAVPAIQAALVGAYVLRQRLRGNRRFPLVLMMEPLFRCNLACAGCGKIDYPDPILRRRLSVEEALGAVDECGAPVVSIAGGEPLLHPEIHTIAAGIVARRKFVYLCTNALLMEKRLDRFTPSPFFTWSVHLDGGREEHDKAVCQPGVYDRAVAAIRAAKARGFRVNINCTLFDGAEPEKVAAFLDEAMAAGIDAVTVSPGYAYERAPDQEHFLNRRKTKELFRDIFARGRGRKWRFSQSSLFLDFLAGNRTYRCSPWGNPTRNVFGWQRPCYLLGEGYAPTFKALMEETDWDAYGTGNYEKCADCMVHSGYEPTAVEDTLRNPLSALAVSLRGPRTEGPMAPEIPLDRQRPAEEVFSRHVADTLRRIEAERTAAE, encoded by the coding sequence ATGGCCGTTCCCGCGATCCAGGCGGCGCTGGTCGGCGCCTATGTCCTGCGCCAGCGCCTCAGAGGCAACCGGCGCTTCCCGCTGGTGCTGATGATGGAGCCGCTGTTCCGCTGCAACCTCGCCTGCGCCGGCTGCGGCAAGATCGACTATCCCGACCCGATCCTGCGCCGCCGCCTGTCGGTGGAGGAGGCCCTGGGCGCGGTGGACGAGTGCGGCGCCCCGGTGGTTTCCATCGCCGGAGGGGAGCCGCTGCTGCATCCCGAGATCCACACCATCGCCGCCGGCATCGTGGCGCGCCGCAAGTTCGTCTATCTCTGCACCAACGCCCTGCTGATGGAGAAGCGACTCGACCGCTTCACCCCCAGCCCCTTCTTCACCTGGTCGGTCCATCTCGACGGCGGGCGGGAGGAGCATGACAAGGCGGTCTGCCAACCGGGCGTCTACGACCGCGCCGTCGCGGCGATCCGCGCCGCCAAGGCGCGCGGCTTCCGCGTCAACATCAATTGCACCCTGTTCGACGGGGCGGAGCCGGAGAAGGTCGCCGCCTTCCTCGACGAGGCGATGGCCGCCGGCATCGACGCCGTCACCGTGTCGCCCGGCTACGCCTACGAGCGCGCCCCGGACCAGGAGCATTTCCTGAACCGCCGCAAGACCAAGGAGCTGTTCCGCGACATCTTCGCGCGGGGGCGGGGCCGCAAATGGCGCTTCTCGCAATCGTCCCTGTTCCTGGATTTTCTGGCCGGCAACCGCACCTACCGCTGCTCACCCTGGGGCAATCCGACGCGCAACGTCTTCGGCTGGCAGCGCCCCTGCTACCTGCTGGGCGAGGGCTACGCCCCGACCTTCAAGGCGCTGATGGAGGAGACGGACTGGGACGCCTACGGCACCGGCAATTACGAGAAGTGCGCCGACTGCATGGTTCACAGCGGCTATGAGCCGACCGCGGTGGAGGACACGCTGCGCAATCCCTTGTCGGCGCTGGCGGTCAGCCTGCGCGGGCCGCGCACGGAGGGACCGATGGCGCCGGAGATCCCGCTGGACCGCCAGCGCCCGGCGGAGGAGGTCTTCTCACGCCACGTTGCGGACACGCTGCGCCGGATCGAGGCCGAGCGGACCGCCGCCGAATAG
- the dxs gene encoding 1-deoxy-D-xylulose-5-phosphate synthase, translating to MKSKTPSSRTPLLDRVRTPLDLRRLKPRQLRQLADELRTETISAVSVTGGHLGAGLGVVELTVALHYVFDTPADRLIWDVGHQCYPHKILTGRRDRIRTLRTGGGLSGFTRRTESAYDPFGAAHSSTAMSAGLGMAVARDRLGRRNHVVAVVGDGAMSAGMAYEAMNNIGSGDSRVIVVLNDNNMSIAPPVGALSAYLSRLISSKPFLTLRHFAEDLAGHMPRPLRTAARRAEEYARGMVTGGTLFEEMGFYYIGPIDGHNLDHLLPVLQNVRDAGDDKPVLIHVVTKKGKGYGPAEASADKLHAVAKFDVVTGAQSKPKSNAPTYTRVFANALIAEAERDPGVLAITAAMPSGTGLDLFGQRFPDRCFDVGIAEQHAVTFAAGLATEGFKPFCAIYSTFLQRAYDQVVHDVVLQRLPVRFALDRAGLVGADGATHAGAFDVAYLGCLPDIVLMAAADELELMHMVATSAAIDDRASALRYPRGEGVGLELPERGEVLPIGKGRILQEGTKVAILSYGTRLAEARKAAAELGARGLSTTVADARFAKPLDEELVRRLALEHEVLITIEEGSVGGFGSFVLQHLAMAGLLDGGLKIRPMVLPDRFLDHDSPARQYEEAGLAARHIVAMALQALGNHSGRIATLG from the coding sequence ATGAAGTCCAAGACCCCGAGCAGCAGGACGCCTCTGCTCGACCGGGTGCGCACCCCCCTTGATCTGCGCCGGTTGAAGCCACGCCAACTGCGGCAGCTGGCCGACGAACTGCGAACCGAGACGATCAGCGCGGTGTCGGTGACCGGCGGTCATCTGGGCGCCGGGCTGGGTGTCGTCGAGCTGACCGTCGCGCTTCACTACGTTTTCGACACGCCAGCCGACCGGCTGATCTGGGATGTCGGGCACCAGTGCTACCCGCACAAGATCCTGACCGGGCGCCGCGACCGCATCCGTACGCTCCGTACCGGAGGAGGATTGAGCGGATTCACGAGACGTACGGAGAGCGCGTACGATCCCTTCGGAGCGGCGCACAGTTCCACCGCCATGTCGGCGGGGTTGGGCATGGCGGTGGCGCGCGACCGGCTGGGCCGCCGCAACCATGTGGTGGCCGTGGTCGGGGACGGCGCCATGAGCGCCGGCATGGCCTATGAGGCGATGAACAACATCGGTTCCGGCGACAGCCGGGTGATCGTGGTGTTGAACGACAACAACATGTCGATCGCCCCGCCGGTCGGCGCCCTGTCGGCCTATCTGTCGCGGCTGATCTCCTCCAAACCTTTCCTCACCCTGCGGCACTTCGCGGAGGATCTGGCCGGCCACATGCCGCGTCCTCTGCGCACGGCGGCGCGGCGGGCGGAGGAGTACGCCCGCGGCATGGTCACCGGCGGCACGCTGTTCGAGGAGATGGGCTTCTACTACATCGGCCCGATCGACGGGCACAATCTGGACCATCTGCTGCCGGTGCTGCAGAACGTGCGCGACGCCGGCGACGACAAGCCCGTCCTGATCCACGTCGTCACCAAGAAGGGCAAGGGCTACGGCCCCGCCGAGGCCTCGGCCGACAAGCTGCACGCGGTCGCCAAGTTCGACGTCGTCACCGGCGCCCAGTCCAAGCCCAAGTCCAACGCCCCGACCTACACCCGCGTCTTCGCCAACGCCCTGATCGCCGAGGCCGAGCGCGACCCCGGCGTCCTCGCCATCACCGCGGCCATGCCGTCGGGCACCGGGCTCGACCTGTTCGGCCAGCGCTTCCCCGACCGCTGCTTCGACGTCGGCATCGCCGAGCAGCACGCCGTGACCTTCGCCGCCGGGCTGGCGACCGAGGGCTTCAAGCCCTTCTGCGCCATCTACTCGACCTTCCTGCAGCGCGCCTACGACCAGGTGGTGCACGACGTGGTGCTGCAGCGCCTGCCGGTGCGCTTCGCGCTCGACCGCGCCGGTCTGGTCGGGGCGGACGGGGCGACCCACGCCGGGGCCTTCGACGTCGCCTATCTGGGCTGCCTGCCCGACATCGTGCTGATGGCGGCGGCGGACGAGCTGGAGCTGATGCACATGGTGGCGACCAGCGCCGCCATCGACGACCGCGCCTCGGCGCTGCGCTACCCGCGCGGCGAGGGGGTGGGGCTGGAGCTGCCGGAGCGCGGCGAGGTGCTGCCCATCGGCAAGGGCCGCATCCTTCAGGAAGGCACCAAGGTGGCGATCCTCAGCTACGGCACGCGCCTGGCCGAGGCGCGCAAGGCGGCGGCGGAGCTGGGCGCGCGCGGGCTGTCGACGACGGTGGCCGACGCGCGCTTCGCCAAGCCGCTGGACGAGGAGCTGGTGCGCCGTCTGGCGCTGGAGCACGAGGTGCTGATCACCATCGAGGAGGGCTCGGTCGGCGGCTTCGGCAGCTTCGTCCTGCAGCATCTGGCGATGGCCGGGCTGCTGGATGGCGGGTTGAAGATCCGCCCGATGGTCCTGCCCGACCGCTTCCTCGACCATGACAGCCCGGCCAGGCAGTATGAGGAGGCCGGCCTCGCCGCCCGTCACATCGTCGCCATGGCGCTGCAGGCGCTGGGCAACCACAGCGGGCGGATCGCGACGCTGGGATAG
- a CDS encoding hydrolase translates to MQLDLLKRPDGRTAILMPSGFVLDLLTPDATGMPIEDIAQCLSSQPRWGGAARPWYSVAEHSVMVSRLVPPPLAYSALMHDCEEFLGDWPSPVKVMLDRDYVKQRLHPVKDALRRWFGFDDEAPAIKQADLVCMATELRDLLPPAWLDWGHLPAAHPDRIVPVGPDLAYALFLSRYEELKHLAKPMKAKSAKAARSKRKPEAR, encoded by the coding sequence ATGCAACTCGACCTTCTCAAGCGACCGGACGGGCGCACGGCCATCCTGATGCCGTCCGGATTCGTCCTTGATCTGCTGACGCCGGACGCCACGGGCATGCCGATCGAGGACATCGCCCAGTGCCTGTCGTCCCAGCCGCGCTGGGGCGGCGCGGCGCGGCCCTGGTATTCGGTCGCCGAGCATTCGGTGATGGTCTCGCGTCTGGTGCCGCCCCCCCTGGCCTACTCGGCCCTGATGCACGACTGCGAGGAGTTCCTTGGCGACTGGCCGTCGCCGGTGAAGGTCATGCTGGACCGCGACTATGTCAAACAGCGGCTTCACCCGGTCAAGGACGCGCTGCGCCGCTGGTTCGGCTTCGATGACGAGGCGCCGGCCATCAAGCAGGCCGACCTCGTCTGCATGGCGACGGAGTTGCGCGACCTCCTGCCCCCGGCTTGGCTGGATTGGGGGCATCTGCCGGCCGCCCACCCGGACAGGATCGTTCCGGTCGGCCCCGACCTAGCTTATGCCCTCTTTCTGAGCCGGTACGAGGAGTTGAAACACCTCGCCAAGCCCATGAAGGCAAAATCCGCGAAGGCCGCACGGAGCAAGCGCAAGCCGGAAGCGCGGTAA
- a CDS encoding response regulator produces MLTDNAKDGLPSRSINDLRVLLIEDDDFTRRLMSRLLQDLKVRHVWEASDGMAALGILRDHAEEVDLAICDLEMPRMSGLDLLHALRTATGNPLADLPVIVLTAHREADTVKRAIAYGISGYLVKPVSKADLVKRLTFVLQKGR; encoded by the coding sequence ATGCTGACTGACAATGCGAAGGATGGGCTGCCGAGCCGCAGCATCAACGACCTGCGCGTCCTGCTGATCGAAGACGACGACTTCACCCGCCGGCTGATGAGCCGCCTGCTTCAGGATCTGAAGGTTCGCCATGTGTGGGAGGCATCGGACGGCATGGCCGCGCTGGGCATCCTGCGCGACCATGCGGAGGAGGTGGACCTCGCCATCTGCGATCTGGAAATGCCGCGGATGAGCGGGCTGGACCTGCTGCACGCCCTGCGCACGGCCACGGGCAATCCGCTCGCCGACCTTCCGGTGATCGTGCTGACGGCGCATCGCGAGGCCGACACGGTCAAGCGGGCCATCGCTTACGGCATTTCCGGCTATCTGGTGAAGCCGGTGTCGAAGGCCGACCTCGTGAAGCGGCTGACCTTCGTTCTTCAGAAAGGCCGTTAG
- a CDS encoding cobalamin B12-binding domain-containing protein, with amino-acid sequence MPETVRPSQDPIRIASNPIADRRAELARAVVAIQFERWPALYARYGEAGRERCVEDVGFHLLYLAEAVAADSPALFREYVAWVKVLFAGIGIPDEELGESLEILRDVVAARIDPATATRVRACVGEGLAALPALPREVPPFVRSDAPLGALARAYLDALLSGDRRRAALLVTDSAAGGATVPELYLHVFQPALREIGRLWQTRAITVAHEHFATAATQTIMGQLYPVIFAAERRGLSMVATCVSGEQHEIGIRMVADFFEMAGWDSHYLGANTPADSVVRSVRERGARVLAVSATITAHVGRVAALIAAVRAESGEQPHVLVGGYPFNLVPELWRTVGADAFAPGAEEAVAIAERLIGPAAPNRAVGVA; translated from the coding sequence ATGCCGGAGACCGTCCGGCCTTCCCAGGACCCGATACGGATTGCCTCCAACCCCATTGCGGACCGCCGCGCCGAATTGGCGCGCGCCGTCGTGGCGATCCAGTTCGAGCGCTGGCCCGCGCTCTACGCCCGTTACGGCGAGGCCGGGCGGGAACGGTGCGTCGAGGATGTCGGTTTTCACCTTCTCTATCTTGCGGAGGCCGTGGCCGCCGACAGCCCGGCGCTGTTCCGCGAGTATGTGGCCTGGGTCAAGGTCCTCTTCGCCGGGATCGGCATCCCCGACGAGGAACTGGGCGAAAGCCTGGAAATCCTCCGCGACGTGGTGGCCGCCCGGATCGATCCCGCCACGGCGACGCGCGTGCGCGCCTGCGTGGGGGAAGGGCTGGCCGCTTTGCCCGCCCTGCCGCGGGAGGTGCCGCCCTTCGTCCGGTCGGACGCGCCGCTCGGCGCGCTCGCCCGCGCCTATCTGGATGCGCTGTTGTCCGGTGACCGGCGCCGGGCGGCGCTGCTGGTGACGGACTCGGCGGCCGGCGGGGCGACGGTGCCCGAGCTTTACCTGCATGTGTTCCAGCCGGCCCTGCGCGAGATCGGACGCCTGTGGCAGACGCGCGCGATCACCGTGGCGCACGAGCATTTCGCCACCGCCGCCACCCAGACGATCATGGGCCAGCTCTATCCGGTGATCTTCGCTGCCGAGCGGCGCGGCCTGTCCATGGTCGCCACCTGTGTCAGCGGGGAGCAGCACGAGATCGGCATCCGCATGGTCGCCGACTTCTTCGAGATGGCCGGGTGGGACAGCCATTATCTCGGCGCCAACACGCCCGCCGACAGCGTCGTTCGGTCGGTGCGGGAGCGGGGCGCCCGCGTCCTGGCGGTGTCGGCCACCATCACCGCCCATGTCGGGCGGGTCGCGGCCCTCATCGCCGCGGTGCGCGCCGAATCCGGAGAGCAGCCGCATGTGCTGGTCGGCGGTTATCCCTTCAACCTCGTTCCGGAGCTGTGGAGGACGGTCGGTGCCGACGCCTTCGCCCCCGGCGCGGAGGAGGCGGTCGCCATCGCGGAGCGGCTGATCGGCCCGGCGGCTCCGAACCGTGCCGTCGGTGTGGCGTGA
- a CDS encoding sensor histidine kinase — MDGLVLTCDHDGRLRALHRVGAGLPGLTGKPGTPFPVLFGPDAVAGALDLFSSLRKSGQVIDQPLFSRLDPMGGFHVSGLSDAEGLVLAVARAPGGLSAVMEELATLNPRLAQRLAPLREVVPGPEVPSLDALFGEMTLLNNELANAQRALAKANAELAASNEQKNRLMGMLAHDLRTPLQVVVGFAELLEQRLDGRLEATERACLERIRESSLSMRHMVEDALSLAALQAGRMRLARRPSDLMTLVRRNVSMNRVLAEGKSITIELSVPEPPMPMADIDPAKLDQLLNNLLSNAIKYSDRGGSVRVALSEAPGEGGGWARLRVSDDGRGIPPAELTQLFQPFARTGRLGTEGEGTVGLGLYICRSIVEGHGGRITADSAPGRGSTFTVELPLVASSP, encoded by the coding sequence ATGGACGGGCTGGTCCTGACCTGCGACCACGATGGACGGCTGCGCGCCCTGCACCGGGTGGGCGCTGGTTTGCCGGGATTGACCGGAAAGCCTGGCACGCCTTTCCCGGTTTTGTTCGGCCCGGACGCGGTGGCGGGCGCGCTGGACCTGTTCAGCAGCCTGCGGAAGTCCGGCCAGGTGATCGACCAGCCCCTGTTCAGCCGGCTCGACCCCATGGGGGGATTCCATGTGAGCGGGCTCAGCGACGCTGAGGGGTTGGTGCTGGCCGTGGCGCGGGCGCCCGGCGGGCTGTCCGCCGTGATGGAGGAACTGGCGACGCTGAATCCGCGGCTGGCCCAACGGCTCGCTCCGCTTCGGGAGGTGGTGCCGGGGCCGGAGGTTCCCTCCCTGGACGCGCTGTTCGGCGAAATGACCCTTCTCAACAACGAGCTGGCCAACGCCCAGCGGGCGCTCGCCAAGGCCAATGCCGAGCTGGCCGCCAGCAACGAGCAGAAGAATCGGCTGATGGGCATGCTCGCCCACGATCTGCGCACGCCGCTCCAGGTCGTCGTCGGCTTCGCGGAGTTGCTGGAGCAGCGGCTGGACGGGCGCCTGGAGGCGACGGAGCGTGCCTGCCTGGAGCGGATCCGCGAATCCAGCCTGTCCATGCGCCACATGGTGGAGGACGCGCTGTCCCTGGCGGCGCTCCAGGCGGGGCGGATGCGGTTGGCGCGGCGGCCGTCCGATCTGATGACGCTGGTCCGGCGGAACGTCTCGATGAACCGCGTGTTGGCCGAAGGCAAGTCCATAACCATCGAGCTGTCCGTGCCCGAACCGCCCATGCCCATGGCCGACATCGACCCGGCCAAGCTGGACCAGCTTCTCAACAACCTCCTGTCGAACGCCATCAAATACTCCGACCGCGGTGGGAGCGTCCGTGTCGCCCTCAGCGAGGCCCCGGGCGAGGGTGGCGGCTGGGCGCGCCTGCGTGTGTCCGACGACGGCCGCGGCATTCCGCCGGCGGAGCTGACTCAGCTCTTCCAGCCCTTCGCCCGCACCGGCCGGCTGGGCACGGAGGGGGAGGGAACGGTCGGCCTCGGCCTCTACATCTGCCGGTCCATCGTCGAGGGGCACGGCGGGCGCATCACCGCCGATTCGGCGCCGGGACGCGGCTCGACCTTCACCGTCGAGCTGCCGTTGGTGGCATCATCCCCTTGA
- a CDS encoding exopolysaccharide biosynthesis protein yields the protein MSDGRPPDTSPDRQALEGVDRGDAATTGFPPVNPASAVLDDFLNHDHGARIALGDLVGILGDRAFGALLLILSIPNILPVPGLSTATGLPMLLIGAQIAAGRDRPWLPRRLAALTLDRDAFLRVIAKAKPHVDRLERHLRPRLPAMTAPTAERLLGVAVMILAGILALPIVFGNQPPAFAIALIALGLIEKDGAFVVAGLVAGLIAIVIVAAILFGFGQAGMLIFDKLFS from the coding sequence GTGAGCGACGGCCGACCTCCCGACACGTCCCCGGACCGTCAGGCTCTGGAGGGCGTCGACCGCGGCGATGCCGCGACCACCGGTTTCCCGCCGGTGAACCCCGCTTCGGCGGTGCTGGACGATTTCCTGAACCACGACCACGGCGCGCGGATCGCGCTTGGTGACCTCGTGGGCATTCTGGGCGACCGCGCCTTCGGCGCCCTGCTTCTGATCCTCTCCATTCCGAACATCCTGCCGGTGCCGGGGCTGTCCACGGCGACGGGCCTGCCGATGCTGCTGATCGGCGCCCAGATCGCCGCCGGGCGCGACCGCCCCTGGTTGCCGCGCCGGCTGGCCGCCCTCACGCTCGACCGGGACGCCTTCCTGCGCGTGATCGCGAAGGCGAAGCCGCATGTCGACCGGCTGGAGCGGCATCTGCGCCCGCGCCTGCCGGCGATGACCGCCCCGACGGCGGAGCGGCTGCTCGGCGTGGCCGTGATGATTCTCGCCGGAATCCTGGCCCTTCCCATCGTCTTCGGCAACCAGCCGCCGGCCTTCGCCATCGCGCTGATCGCGCTGGGGCTGATCGAGAAGGATGGGGCCTTCGTCGTCGCCGGCCTCGTGGCCGGGCTGATCGCCATCGTCATCGTCGCCGCCATCCTGTTCGGTTTCGGGCAGGCCGGCATGCTGATCTTCGACAAACTGTTTTCATAA
- a CDS encoding hemolysin family protein, protein MIWEVLVIILLILLNAFFAMSEMALVSSRRARLQQMAEETRSKGARAALKLSEDPGNFLSTVQVGITLIGIIAGAYGGATLADRLGTVLDANVAWIAPYGQQVGFALVVAAITYLSLIVGELVPKRMALVNAERIAAGVAGPMSVLSRVAMPLVWLLGVSTEGLMKLLRLPTAREQTVTEEEVKSLIKEGTQTGVFEPAERQMIEGVFRLSDRTARSIMTPRPDLVWIDLDDPPDAIAKEIQASGYSRFLVCRGDVDEVQGIVSSKALLNQALQGRSFDLREAMVEPLIVHDGTPVLRLLELFKQASIHMAVVVDEYGSVEGIATVTDIMEAIAGEMPEQGQEGDGFAVQREDGSWLVDGMTPVEEVESLVGVKGLKGEGDYHTIAGFMLDRLGHVPTAAEHFHWNGLRFEVVDMDGRRIDKVMIQENGEVSEG, encoded by the coding sequence ATGATTTGGGAAGTACTGGTCATCATTTTGCTGATCCTGCTGAACGCCTTTTTCGCGATGTCGGAAATGGCGCTGGTGTCGTCGCGACGCGCGCGGCTTCAGCAGATGGCCGAGGAAACACGCAGCAAGGGCGCCCGCGCCGCGCTGAAATTGTCGGAGGACCCCGGCAACTTCCTCTCCACCGTGCAGGTCGGCATCACGCTCATCGGCATCATCGCCGGCGCCTACGGCGGCGCGACCCTGGCCGACCGGCTGGGTACGGTCCTGGACGCCAACGTCGCCTGGATCGCCCCTTACGGGCAGCAGGTCGGCTTCGCGCTGGTGGTCGCCGCGATCACCTACCTGTCGCTGATCGTTGGCGAACTGGTGCCCAAGCGCATGGCGCTGGTGAACGCGGAGCGCATCGCCGCCGGCGTGGCCGGCCCGATGAGCGTCCTGTCGCGGGTCGCCATGCCGCTGGTCTGGCTGCTCGGCGTCTCGACCGAGGGCTTGATGAAGCTGCTGCGCCTGCCCACCGCGCGCGAGCAGACCGTCACCGAGGAGGAGGTCAAGAGCCTCATCAAGGAGGGCACGCAGACCGGCGTCTTCGAACCCGCCGAGCGGCAGATGATCGAGGGCGTGTTCCGCCTGTCCGATCGCACCGCGCGGTCGATCATGACCCCGCGCCCGGACCTCGTGTGGATCGATCTCGACGACCCGCCCGACGCCATCGCCAAGGAGATCCAGGCCAGCGGCTATTCCCGCTTCCTGGTCTGCCGCGGCGATGTGGACGAGGTGCAGGGCATCGTGTCCAGCAAGGCGCTGCTCAACCAGGCGCTCCAGGGCCGCAGCTTCGACCTGCGCGAGGCCATGGTGGAGCCGCTGATCGTCCATGACGGCACCCCCGTCCTGCGGCTGCTGGAGCTGTTCAAGCAGGCCAGCATCCACATGGCCGTGGTGGTGGACGAGTATGGCAGCGTCGAGGGCATCGCCACCGTCACCGACATCATGGAGGCCATCGCCGGCGAGATGCCCGAACAGGGGCAGGAAGGCGACGGATTCGCGGTCCAGCGCGAGGACGGTTCCTGGCTAGTGGATGGCATGACCCCGGTGGAGGAGGTCGAGTCGCTGGTCGGCGTGAAGGGGCTGAAGGGCGAGGGCGACTACCACACCATCGCCGGCTTCATGCTCGACCGGTTGGGCCATGTGCCCACCGCCGCGGAGCATTTTCACTGGAACGGCCTGCGGTTCGAGGTCGTCGACATGGACGGCCGGCGCATCGACAAGGTGATGATCCAGGAGAACGGCGAGGTCTCGGAGGGCTGA
- the rodA gene encoding rod shape-determining protein RodA, translating to MVAVLSNHGSGGLAPQRPELTLGSKFRMINWGLVLLVCVITSVGVALLYSAAGGNWKPWAQPQLVRAIPGLVLMLMIALIDVRHLMKSAYAIFLIVLCLLVAVELMGRIGMGAQRWIDLGFFQLQPSELMKPALTLALARYFHGISLDQIGRPLLLIPPLLLVFIPVALVLMQPNLGTSLLLIMGSGAVFFAAGVRIWKFLVVIGGGLSAIPIAWEFLHDYQKQRVYTFLDPETDPLGAGYNILQSKIALGSGGLFGKGFMSGSQSQLMFLPEKHTDFIFVVLAEEFGMVGALILLALYLMLFIYGVVIALSCRSQFARLVAVGMTAQFFLYVMVNVSMVTGLIPVVGIPLPLVSYGGSAMMTLMIGVGLLLSMSVHREVRIPKSGVTEL from the coding sequence ATGGTCGCGGTCCTTTCGAACCACGGGTCGGGCGGACTTGCCCCGCAGCGCCCGGAACTGACGCTCGGCAGCAAGTTCCGCATGATCAACTGGGGGCTGGTGCTCCTGGTCTGCGTCATCACGTCGGTCGGGGTGGCCCTGCTCTACTCGGCCGCCGGCGGCAACTGGAAGCCCTGGGCGCAGCCGCAGCTGGTGCGCGCCATCCCCGGCCTCGTCCTGATGCTGATGATCGCGCTGATCGACGTGCGGCATCTGATGAAATCGGCCTACGCCATCTTCCTGATCGTGCTCTGCCTGCTGGTCGCGGTGGAACTGATGGGGCGCATCGGCATGGGCGCGCAGCGCTGGATCGACTTGGGATTCTTCCAGCTCCAGCCGTCGGAATTGATGAAGCCGGCCCTGACCCTGGCGCTGGCCCGCTATTTCCACGGCATCTCGCTGGACCAGATCGGCCGCCCGCTGCTGCTGATCCCGCCGTTGCTGCTGGTCTTCATCCCGGTGGCCCTGGTGCTGATGCAGCCGAACCTGGGCACCTCGCTGCTGCTGATCATGGGCAGCGGCGCCGTCTTCTTCGCGGCGGGGGTGCGGATCTGGAAGTTCCTGGTGGTCATCGGCGGCGGCCTCTCGGCCATCCCCATCGCCTGGGAATTCCTGCACGATTACCAGAAGCAGCGCGTTTACACCTTCCTCGACCCGGAAACCGACCCGCTGGGCGCCGGCTACAACATCCTGCAGTCGAAGATCGCCCTGGGATCGGGGGGGCTGTTCGGCAAGGGTTTCATGTCCGGTTCGCAGAGCCAGCTGATGTTCCTGCCGGAGAAGCACACCGACTTCATCTTCGTGGTGCTGGCGGAGGAGTTCGGGATGGTCGGCGCGCTGATCCTGCTGGCGCTGTACCTGATGCTGTTCATCTACGGCGTGGTCATCGCGCTGAGCTGCCGCAGCCAGTTCGCCCGGCTGGTGGCGGTCGGCATGACCGCGCAGTTCTTCCTCTACGTGATGGTCAACGTGTCGATGGTGACCGGCCTGATCCCGGTGGTGGGCATTCCGCTGCCGCTGGTGTCCTACGGCGGGTCGGCGATGATGACGCTGATGATCGGCGTGGGGCTTCTGCTCAGCATGTCGGTCCACCGCGAGGTCCGCATCCCGAAGAGCGGCGTCACCGAGCTGTGA